The Alnus glutinosa chromosome 7, dhAlnGlut1.1, whole genome shotgun sequence genome includes a region encoding these proteins:
- the LOC133873797 gene encoding thylakoid lumenal 15.0 kDa protein 2, chloroplastic, whose protein sequence is MAYLHLPTASRPAFMVPITAASSPLSLPPFPTQYSTKFSKWVRSKSLNLVLSGALTLGLSLAGVEVAEAKVGVNKPELLPKEFSPVIDVAGFLSDGQEKRLVQEIGDIEKDTGFKLRVLAQNYPETPGLAIKDFWQVDDRTIVFVADPTFGNILNFNVGASIDLDIPRSFWSRLAGKYGNIFYWKEKGEDASIEAAVMAISNCLREPVSPNNCSEVK, encoded by the exons ATGGCGTATCTCCATCTTCCTACTGCCTCACGTCCTGCTTTTATGGTACCCATCACAGCAGCGTcgtctcctctctctcttccaccCTTCCCAACTCAATACTCAACCAAATTCTCCAAATGGGTCCGGTCGAAGTCTTTGAATCTGGTGCTCTCAGGGGCTCTCACGCTCGGACTCTCTCTCGCAg GAGTCGAAGTAGCAGAGGCAAAAGTTGGGGTCAACAAGCCAGAATTGCTTCCTAAAGAGTTTAGTCCCGTCATTGATGTAGCGGGTTTCCTCTCTGACGGTCAG GAGAAAAGACTTGTTCAAGAGATTGGTGATATTGAAAAAGATACTGGGTTCAAGTTGAGAGTTCTGGCCCAGAATTACCCTGAAACACCAG GACTCGCGATCAAAGATTTTTGGCAAGTGGATGATAGAACTATTGTCTTTGTTGCTGACCCCACCTTTG GTAATATACTGAACTTCAATGTGGGAGCTTCGATTGATCTAGATATTCCTCGTAGTTTCTGGAGCCGATTGGCAGGGAAATATGGAAATATCTTTTATTGGAAAGAGAAG GGGGAAGATGCGTCAATTGAAGCAGCTGTAATGGCAATATCTAATTGCTTGAGAGAACCCGTAAGCCCAAATAATTGCTCTGAGGTAAAATAG
- the LOC133873314 gene encoding uncharacterized protein LOC133873314, which translates to MAEKDLKALEERITKQMEEMFGALSLQFQQFRADDQANHASSSKNQSGKSGWPDSGNPFPKVAKLNFPKFDGSEDPTSWVCRAEQFFEFQGTAEEDKVALAAYHLEGEAQLWYQLFKESEEHVSWEAMKDGLHVRYGATQFDDFFGDLTKLRQTGTVREYQRQYERLLSRADHLSVTQQVSGFISGLKESIRPEVQASRPPTLMAAVGLARLYEARLLAQRRPTNFYDTRRTMGQANTPPLPSASLMRNRSAVIKKLSPAELKERRDKGLCFNCDDKFSLGHRCKKLFLIKGIYEEDNEHPSEEEARETWEDDELEIPEISLHAISGVQTPQMMRIVGTTRKARVILLADTGSTHNFLNTKLAEQLGLEPDKQTTFEVLVANGERLSSKGKCYAVPVWLGGTLFTLKFFLIDLRGYDSVLGAQWLKMLGPILWDFSSLCMSFRWQGKKVTLVGLEAPRNRILEGPEMQKELRRNGEGVLLQFFAVQLGVEQCCPGVDNLDLQRLLEKFQDIFAEPQGLPPMRSHDHKILLIQGSSPVNVRPYSGLVRASTSPYSSPVLLVKKHDYSWRLCVDYRTLNRTTIKDKYPIPVIDELLDELHGAQYFSKLDLRSGYHQIRMQEQDVEKTAFQTHHGHFEFLVMPFGLTNAPSTFQSLMNDIFQGYLRKMDKCSFGQQLVNYLGHFIEQNGVAVDPAKIQAMLAWPRPSNIKALRGFLGLTGYYRKFIQHYGAIARPLTQLLKKDAFGWNEEASDSFDRLKEAMTKAPVLALLDFSKTFVIECDASGCGIGAVLMQDRRLIAYFSQALHGRNINLSTYEKEMLALVTPIQRWRPYLLGQRFVVRTGHRSLKYLWDQTIATEAQQKWLIKLMGYDFTIEYKKGHDNRVANALSRQLEGTLIALSVPILHWIEPIQHEVQHNPNLQALAARIHQNEAVGPWHLQAGLIYFKDRVYLKAESPTTAAIIAEFHNSTHERYHKGLQRIRSVFYWPKMKQQLCTFIRNCDICQRHKAEATKPAGLLQPLPIPKHIWSAISIDFIDGLPKSYGRTTIFVVVDRFSKYDHFTPLKHPYIAPQVAQTFFEVIFRLHGIPTSIVCDRDPVFTGIFWRELFRLHGFHFATKRTPFEIVYGRHPPPLLPYILGTTRSAAVEEALLSRNQVLLEVRQQLLGAQNRMKQGTTEVLVHWHRLSLAEATWEPLSDFELRFPSFALADKGNFKNGGVLRTYVRRGKRV; encoded by the exons ATGGCCGAAAAGGATTTGAAAGCGCTCGAAGAACGGATAACCAAACAGATGGAAGAGATGTTTGGCGCACTCTCCTTGCAGTTTCAGCAATTCCGTGCAGATGACCAAGCTAATCACGCAAGCTCGTCAAAAAATCAGTCAGGCAAAAGTGGCTGGCCTGATTCAGGGAACCCCTTCCCTAAGGTTGCCAAGTTAAATTTTCCAAAGTTCGATGGTTCTGAAGACCCAACCAGTTGGGTGTGCCGGGCTGAACAATTCTTTGAGTTCCAGGGTACTGCCGAGGAGGACAAGGTGGCGTTGGCAGCCTACCATTTGGAAGGTGAGGCACAGCTGTGGTACCAGCTTTTTAAGGAGAGTGAGGAGCACGTTTCGTGGGAAGCTATGAAGGACGGATTGCATGTGCGATACGGCGCCACAcaatttgatgatttttttggtGATCTCACCAAGCTGCGCCAGACAGGAACGGTGCGAGAATACCAGAGACAGTACGAGCGGTTGCTGAGCAGGGCTGACCATCTCTCGGTAACACAGCAGGTTAGCGGGTTCATAAGTGGGCTAAAGGAGAGCATAAGGCCAGAAGTTCAAGCTTCTCGACCCCCCACTCTCATGGCTGCAGTGGGACTGGCAAGGTTGTATGAGGCCAGGTTGTTGGCACAACGACGACCCACTAATTTCTACGACACCCGGAGGACCATGGGCCAGGCGAATACACCGCCCTTACCATCCGCAAGCCTTATGCGGAACCGATCTGCGGTGATCAAGAAGTTGAGTCCGGCAGAATTGAAGGAACGGAGGGACAAAGGTCTCTGTTTTAATTGCGATGACAAGTTCTCCCTGGGGCACAGGTGTAAGAAGCTATTCCTGATCAAAGGCATTTATGAGGAAGACAATGAACACCCGAGTGAAGAAGAGGCACGAGAAACTTGGGAGGATGACGAGCTTGAGATTCCGGAAATATCCCTCCATGCAATTTCAGGTGTGCAAACCCCGCAGATGATGCGTATCGTTGGAACCACCCGGAAGGCTCGGGTAATTCTGCTGGCGGACACAGGAAGCACGCACAATTTTTTGAACACTAAATTGGCAGAGCAATTAGGCTTGGAACCAGACAAACAGACGACCTTCGAAGTTTTGGTGGCTAACGGGGAAAGACTTTCCAGCAAGGGGAAGTGTTATGCGGTACCGGTTTGGCTGGGAGGTACCTTATTTACgctgaaattttttcttattgattTGAGGGGATACGACTCAGTCCTAGGGGCGCAATGGTTGAAGATGCTAGGACCCATCTTGTGGGATTTCTCTTCACTTTGCATGAGTTTCCGGTGGCAAGGGAAGAAAGTCACGCTGGTTGGCTTAGAGGCACCCCGGAACAGAATACTGGAAGGTCCAGAGATGCAGAAGGAACTGAGACGTAACGGTGAGGGTGTTCTCCTTCAGTTTTTTGCAGTGCAGTTGGGGGTTGAGCAGTGTTGCCCAGGTGTAGACAATCTGGACCTTCAGCGTCTCCTAGAAAAGTTCCAAGATATTTTTGCTGAGCCGCAGGGTCTGCCTCCTATGCGATCTCATGACCACAAGATTCTCCTGATTCAAGGCTCTTCCCCAGTAAACGTGAGGCCCTACAG TGGGCTCGTCCGAGCCAGTACCAGTCCGTACTCCTCTCCAGTCTTATTGGTCAAGAAGCATGACTATTCGTGGAGGTTATGTGTGGATTATCGCACCCTCAATCGGACCACTATCAAGGATAAATATCCGATTCCGGTAATTGATGAATTGTTGGATGAACTGCATGGCGCGCAATACTTTTCAAAGCTGGACCTCCGTTCCGGGTACCATCAAATCCGGATGCAAGAGCAGGATGTAGAAAAGACAGCCTTCCAGACGCATCACGGGCACTTCGAATTTTTGGTTATGCCCTTCGGCCTCACCAATGCTCCGTCCACTTTTCAGTCCTTGATGAACGACATCTTTCAAGGTTATTTACGCAAAATGGACAAGTGTAGTTTTGGCCAACAGCTGGTGAACTACCTAGGCCATTTTATTGAGCAGAATGGAGTCGCCGTGGATCCTGCCAAAATCCAAGCTATGCTGGCTTGGCCGAGACCCTCCAACATCAAGGCTCTTCGGGGCTTCCTTGGACTTACCGGCTACTACCGGAAGTTCATCCAGCATTATGGTGCTATTGCCCGACCTCTCACTCAACTCTTAAAAAAGGATGCTTTCGGGTGGAATGAGGAAGCCAGCGACTCATTTGATCGTCTTAAGGAAGCTATGACAAAGGCACCGGTGTTGGCCTTGCTCGATTTTTCTAAAACATTTGTTATCGAGTGCGATGCTTCCGGCTGCGGCATAGGGGCTGTTTTGATGCAGGATCGCCGCCTCATTGCTTACTTCAGCCAAGCCCTTCATGGTCGTAATATCAACCTCTCAACCTATGAAAAGGAGATGCTTGCACTTGTCACTCCCATTCAAAGATGGCGTCCCTATCTCTTGGGCCAACGATTTGTGGTGCGGACTGGCCACCGTAGCCTCAAGTACTTGTGGGACCAAACTATCGCCACCGAGGCCCAACAAAAGTGGCTCATCAAACTCATGGGGTATGATTTCACGATTGAATACAAAAAGGGACACGATAACCGCGTTGCTAATGCTCTCTCTCGCCAATTGGAAGGGACTCTCATTGCTCTCTCTGTACCTATCCTTCACTGGATCGAACCTATCCAGCATGAAGTTCAACATAATCCGAATCTCCAGGCCTTGGCAGCGCGTATTCATCAGAATGAAGCTGTGGGACCTTGGCACTTGCAGGCCGGGCTTATCTACTTCAAGGACCGGGTCTACCTCAAGGCTGAATCCCCAACTACAGCGGCCATCATTGCAGAATTCCACAACAGCACGCATGAAAGGTATCACAAAGGTCTACAGCGTATCCGGTCTGTTTTTTACTGGCCTAAAATGAAGCAGCAACTCTGCACCTTCATCAGAAATTGTGATATTTGCCAGCGTCACAAAGCTGAAGCCACCAAACCAGCCGGGCTGCTGCAGCCCCTGCCCATTCCCAAACATATTTGGTCGGCTATCTCCATAGATTTCATTGACGGTCTTCCAAAGTCCTACGGCCGCACTACTATTTTTGTGGTTGTCGACCGTTTTTCCAAGTATGACCATTTCACTCCCCTCAAGCACCCGTATATAGCGCCACAGGTGGCTCAAACCTTCTTTGAGGTTATTTTTCGTTTGCATGGAATTCCTACTTCCATCGTATGTGATAGGGACCCCGTGTTCACTGGAATTTTTTGGCGGGAGCTCTTTCGCCTTCATG GCTTTCACTTCGCTACTAAGCGTACTCCCTTTGAGATTGTTTATGGTCGACATCCTCCTCCTCTCTTACCATACATCCTCGGGACTACTCGTTCCGCAGCTGTAGAGGAGGCCCTGCTAAGCCGCAATCAAGTCTTGCTAGAGGTTCGCCAACAGCTTTTGGGAGCCCAGAATCGCATGAAGCAG GGTACTACAGAAGTACTAGTGCATTGGCATAGACTTTCTCTTGCAGAGGCCACGTGGGAGCCTCTTTCCGATTTTGAGCTTCGTTTTCCTTCCTTTGCCCTTGCGGACAAGG